A genomic region of Roseateles amylovorans contains the following coding sequences:
- the fliR gene encoding flagellar biosynthetic protein FliR, giving the protein MLTFSEAQVMAWINPLLWPFLRTLALFAGMPVFSQRSVPTRVRIGLAMFIAVAAQPSLPEMPVIPLNSLPVLLSVVGQQLLIGLAMGFAVRLVFASLEFAGELIGLQMGLNFAGFFDPATGAQGTSSARFFGSMVAFLFIAINGHLMLINSLVESFQAFPVGEEPFRFLRVAQPQTWGAEVFRIGLWIALPLITMLMFVNLVLGIISRVAPQLNVFSVGFPLTVSIGLVGMVATLPLMHQPFMIALERLLAAFS; this is encoded by the coding sequence GTGCTCACCTTCAGCGAAGCCCAGGTCATGGCCTGGATCAATCCGCTGCTCTGGCCCTTCCTCCGCACCCTGGCGCTGTTCGCCGGCATGCCGGTGTTCAGCCAGCGCAGCGTGCCGACCCGGGTGCGCATCGGCCTGGCGATGTTCATCGCGGTGGCAGCCCAGCCGTCGCTGCCGGAGATGCCGGTCATCCCCTTGAATTCGCTGCCCGTGCTGCTGTCGGTCGTCGGCCAGCAGCTGCTGATCGGCCTGGCCATGGGCTTTGCGGTGCGCCTGGTCTTTGCTTCGCTGGAGTTCGCCGGTGAACTGATCGGCTTGCAGATGGGGCTGAACTTCGCCGGCTTCTTCGATCCGGCGACCGGCGCGCAGGGCACCTCGTCCGCCCGCTTCTTCGGCTCCATGGTGGCCTTCCTGTTCATCGCGATCAACGGCCATCTGATGCTCATCAACTCGCTGGTGGAGAGTTTTCAGGCCTTTCCGGTCGGCGAGGAACCCTTCCGCTTCCTGCGTGTGGCCCAGCCACAGACCTGGGGCGCGGAGGTGTTTCGCATCGGCCTGTGGATTGCGCTGCCGCTGATCACGATGCTGATGTTCGTGAACCTCGTGCTGGGCATCATCTCGCGGGTGGCACCGCAGTTGAACGTGTTTTCGGTGGGCTTTCCACTGACCGTCAGCATCGGTCTGGTCGGCATGGTGGCCACGCTGCCGCTGATGCATCAGCCCTTCATGATCGCGCTGGAGCGACTGCTCGCCGCCTTCAGCTGA